The following proteins are encoded in a genomic region of Lytechinus variegatus isolate NC3 chromosome 7, Lvar_3.0, whole genome shotgun sequence:
- the LOC121418396 gene encoding uncharacterized protein LOC121418396, giving the protein MSERETSVRMTSLKGATRDEDLHSQVSGSSSRRSRLSRRSSRSSKSELSARKASLEAKKENESKMLMLLKEDKEAKQAFHQNRKAVLEQKMKTLELEQEDMENAYLSEQKVIAAQKSIVAADIEISELAMLEECCEDDSGTDDEVSIKGLTREKKSERMERFFGSQEEVTVKNIKPEPPVVNTPPVSSPALQAGRDKAASSLEDCLQQLARFVAGQNAASNQLAVFSQLPKIDVPIFSGDPLQYTLWKNAFDCTVDSKPIGEQYKLNYLNAYVSGKAKEIVEHHLLIGGSNAYQEALKQLEDRFGDPNTISVSYTKKLTSWPKISSHDASGLRDFADFLQKVVAAKRRVRNLGILDYPQENVKLVEKLPGYLEGKWRDEIDRWRSHKGPQSFPSFTEFAEFVMRAASKANIPEMEPLSKEPKRSFQTNQRSMKARTFVTNGQDNEPSKLSKVSHRHGLFSMCPFCERDHHIEDCDDFAQNSIHVKKAFFRKKMICLGCGGTDDHFVRNCQERKSCKLCGKMHLTCLHYDQNKPDTAELQEGTSHCTSVCPTPDQEGRDHSMIVPVWVRHVDRPSEETLEYAILDDQSNVSFVSKRLCKKLDVKGEKTNLLLTTMHQTGKIESERIKGLEVLDFNKENVIQLPTTLSRDSLPASRSQIPKPEVVKQWDHLNSVASKMMPYRKDVEVSLLIGNDCTRAVRPREIISGNEDDPYAQRSLLGWGVVGRVHKTPGELKSATCNKLSVNSCPNSSFQTKVKTNIGPEKIIQALEADFKEKEGRPSLSVHDVRSPDILEKGITRSQAGNYEMPVPSFKSDQVQVPDNRPLAVKRWNQLNIPHLSHIGGAWERQIATVNVRRALEPLLSSSGNQLDDESFRTFLKEVESVVNSRPLSTTHLCSPDAPEPLTPNHLLTLKPRIVLPPPEKFQTADSYCRKWWRQVQHLSNEFWLRWSKEFLAELQTRQKWVTPKQSVRAGDVVIVKEEGEFRGNWPLGRVEKVLPSKDGHVRKVQLMMANKCLDEDGRRKGQPTILERPIHKLVVLIPTEETSQGRMQSEDQRIPDQGASQEENKK; this is encoded by the coding sequence ATGAGTGAGCGAGAAACATCGGTGAGGATGACGTCACTGAAAGGAGCAACCAGGGATGAGGACCTGCATAGCCAAGTAAGTGGTAGCAGTAGCAGGAGGAGCAGACTGAGCAGGAGATCGAGTAGATCATCAAAAAGTGAACTTTCTGCCCGTAAAGCCTCACTGGAAGctaagaaggaaaatgaaagtaaaatgcTAATGTTGCTAAAAGAGGACAAAGAAGCTAAACAAGcctttcatcaaaataggaagGCTGTtcttgaacaaaaaatgaagacTCTTGAGCTTGAACAGGAAGACATGGAAAATGCCTATCTTAGTGAGCAGAAAGTGATTGCTGCTCAAAAGTCTATAGTAGCTGCAGACATAGAAATCTCAGAACTGGCTATGTTGGAAGAATGCTGCGAAGATGATAGTGGAACTGATGATGAGGTTTCTATTAAAGGACTGACACGGGAGAAAAAGAGCGAAAGGATGGAGCGATTCTTCGGCTCACAGGAGGAAGTCACAGTGAAAAATATTAAGCCCGAGCCTCCCGTGGTCAATACTCCACCAGTTAGTAGCCCAGCACTGCAAGCCGGACGGGATAAAGCCGCATCATCACTAGAAGATTGCCTGCAACAGCTGGCTCGTTTTGTTGCAGGACAAAACGCAGCTAGTAACCAACTAGCCGTATTCAGCCAACTCCCTAAGATCGACGTACCAATCTTCTCTGGTGATCCTCTGCAGTACACGCTATGGAAAAATGCCTTTGACTGTACAGTGGATTCAAAGCCAATTGGCGAGCAGTACAAATTGAATTACTTGAATGCATATGTCAGTGGCAAGGCTAAGGAGATAGTAGAGCATCATCTTTTGATAGGAGGGAGTAATGCATACCAAGAGGCTTTGAAGCAGCTAGAAGACAGATTTGGTGACCCCAATACGATAAGCGTCTCGTACACCAAGAAACTGACTTCTTGGCCGAAGATATCAAGCCACGATGCCAGTGGACTGAGGGACTTCGCAGATTTTCTTCAGAAAGTTGTGGCAGCCAAGAGGAGAGTCCGCAACTTGGGAATTCTGGATTACCCTCAAGAAAATGTAAAGCTTGTGGAGAAGTTACCAGGCTATTTGGAAGGAAAGTGGCGTGATGAAATCGACAGATGGCGTTCTCATAAAGGCCCACAAAGCTTCCCTTCTTTCACAGAATTTGCCGAGTTTGTTATGAGAGCTGCAAGCAAGGCAAACATCCCTGAGATGGAGCCATTGTCTAAGGAACCAAAGCGGAGTTTCCAAACAAATCAAAGGAGTATGAAAGCAAGGACCTTTGTAACAAACGGACAAGATAATGAACCAAGCAAGCTGTCCAAGGTATCGCATAGGCATGGCCTTTTCTCAATGTGCCCCTTTTGCGAGAGAGATCATCACATTGAAGATTGTGATGATTTCGCACAAAACTCTATACATGTGAAAAAGGCTTTCTTCAGGAAGAAAATGATATGTCTTGGGTGTGGAGGAACAGACGATCACTTTGTCAGAAATTGTCAGGAGAGAAAGTCATGCAAATTATGTGGGAAAATGCATCTCACCTGCCTCCACTACGACCAAAACAAACCAGACACAGCTGAACTGCAGGAAGGAACATCGCATTGCACATCTGTATGTCCGACGCCTGACCAGGAAGGGAGGGATCACAGTATGATCGTTCCTGTTTGGGTAAGGCATGTGGATCGACCATCAGAGGAGACACTAGAATATGCCATTCTTGATGACCAGTCAAACGTGAGTTTTGTCTCCAAACGCCTCTGCAAGAAGCTAGATGTTAAAGGAGAGAAAACGAATCTTCTCCTTACAACAATGCACCAGACAGGGAAGATAGAAAGTGAGAGGATTAAAGGTCTTGAGGTACTGGACTTCAACAAGGAGAATGTAATCCAGCTTCCAACCACTTTGTCCAGGGATTCGTTACCTGCATCTCGCTCCCAGATCCCTAAGCCAGAGGTAGTCAAGCAGTGGGACCATCTAAACAGCGTAGCAAGTAAAATGATGCCATACAGGAAAGATGTAGAAGTATCGTTACTTATCGGTAATGATTGTACAAGAGCAGTTAGACCACGTGAAATCATAAGTGGAAATGAAGATGACCCATATGCCCAGAGATCATTGCTTGGATGGGGAGTAGTTGGGAGAGTGCATAAAACTCCTGGAGAACTCAAGTCTGCAACTTGTAACAAACTCTCAGTCAACTCATGCCCCAACTCTAGTTTCCAGACCAAGGTTAAGACAAATATCGGCCCTGAAAAGATCATTCAAGCATTGGAAGCCGACTTCAAAGAGAAGGAAGGTCGTCCATCACTATCGGTACACGATGTGAGGTCTCCTGATATCTTGGAGAAGGGAATAACAAGGAGTCAAGCTGGGAATTACGAAATGCCTGTACCTAGCTTCAAGTCAGATCAAGTCCAAGTGCCTGATAATCGTCCTCTTGCTGTTAAGAGATGGAATCAACTGAATATTCCCCATCTTTCTCACATAGGGGGAGCATGGGAAAGACAAATTGCTACTGTTAACGTTCGTCGTGCTCTAGAGCCCCTTCTGAGCAGCTCAGGAAACCAGCTTGACGACGAATCTTTCAGAACATTCTTAAAAGAGGTTGAATCAGTAGTCAACTCTAGACCTCTTTCGACGACACACCTTTGTTCTCCAGATGCTCCTGAGCCTCTAACACCAAACCATCTGTTGACTTTGAAACCTAGAATCGTGCTACCTCCTCCTGAGAAGTTCCAAACGGCAGATTCCTATTGTCGCAAATGGTGGAGACAAGTTCAGCATCTCTCCAATGAATTCTGGCTGAGATGGAGTAAAGAATTCTTGGCTGAACTCCAAACCAGACAGAAGTGGGTTACACCAAAGCAAAGCGTCAGGGCAGGAGATGTGGTCATCGtcaaagaagaaggagaatttCGAGGTAATTGGCCCCTTGGTCGAGTAGAGAAAGTCCTTCCTAGCAAAGATGGTCACGTACGCAAAGTCCAACTGATGATGGCAAACAAGTGTTTAGACGAAGATGGACGAAGGAAAGGTCAGCCAACTATCCTTGAAAGACCGATACATAAGCTGGTGGTGCTAATTCCTACTGAAGAAACATCACAAGGAAGGATGCAATCGGAAGACCAGAGGATTCCCGATCAAGGAGCCAgccaagaagaaaataagaagtgA